A genomic region of Nitrosomonas ureae contains the following coding sequences:
- a CDS encoding glycine zipper family protein: MLMLRNLIIIMIAGFLVACVHLPTGPSVMALPGSGKNFDQFRSDEYVCKQYAYEQVEGYTPRTASRMSGIENAALGSGLGAAAGAILGGGHGAAIGAGIGLLFGSVFGVSNATASGYASQQRYDNSYVQCMYAKGHSVPVNGRVIHGSASPNSASRAAVPASENFIPPPPPRGDPPPPPPR; encoded by the coding sequence ATGTTAATGCTGAGAAATTTGATTATCATCATGATTGCAGGGTTTCTGGTTGCCTGCGTACATTTGCCAACCGGTCCCAGTGTGATGGCATTACCAGGCTCCGGTAAGAACTTTGATCAGTTCCGGTCTGATGAATATGTATGCAAGCAGTATGCGTATGAACAAGTCGAGGGTTACACACCGCGAACCGCATCTCGGATGAGCGGTATCGAGAATGCAGCGCTGGGGAGTGGACTTGGTGCTGCAGCAGGCGCTATTTTAGGAGGTGGACATGGCGCGGCGATCGGGGCTGGGATCGGTCTTTTATTTGGTAGTGTGTTTGGGGTAAGTAATGCGACAGCTTCAGGTTATGCGAGTCAGCAGAGATATGACAACAGTTATGTTCAGTGCATGTATGCCAAGGGACACAGCGTTCCTGTCAATGGCAGAGTTATCCATGGTTCAGCGAGTCCAAATAGTGCTAGCAGGGCAGCTGTGCCAGCGTCGGAAAATTTTATTCCACCGCCACCGCCGCGCGGTGATCCGCCACCTCCACCTCCACGTTGA
- a CDS encoding methane monooxygenase/ammonia monooxygenase subunit C, with translation MATTYGTTSGAASANYDMSLWYDSKYYKLGMLTMLLVAIFWIWYQRTFAYSHGMDSMEPEFDKVWMGLWRVHMTLMPLFALVTWGWILKTRDTKEQLDNLDTKLEIKRYFYWMMWLGVYLFGVYWGGSFFTEQDASWHQVIIRDTSFTPSHVVVFYGSFPMYIVCGVAAYLYAMTRLPLYSRGTSFPLVMAIAGPLMILPNVGLNEWGHAFWFMEELFSAPLHWGFVILGWAGLFSGGIAAQIITRYSNLTDVTWNNASREILNNRIVP, from the coding sequence ATGGCAACAACCTATGGCACAACTAGCGGCGCGGCGAGCGCCAACTATGACATGTCGCTGTGGTACGACTCGAAGTATTACAAGCTGGGCATGTTAACGATGCTTTTGGTAGCGATATTTTGGATCTGGTACCAAAGGACATTTGCATATTCACATGGCATGGACTCGATGGAGCCTGAATTTGACAAGGTATGGATGGGACTGTGGCGCGTACACATGACACTGATGCCACTGTTTGCGTTGGTAACCTGGGGGTGGATACTGAAGACCCGCGATACCAAGGAACAACTGGACAATCTGGACACCAAGCTTGAGATCAAACGTTATTTTTACTGGATGATGTGGCTGGGTGTATATTTGTTTGGTGTTTACTGGGGCGGCAGCTTCTTTACCGAACAGGATGCAAGCTGGCACCAGGTGATTATTCGTGACACGAGCTTTACACCGAGTCACGTAGTGGTATTTTATGGCTCATTCCCGATGTACATTGTATGCGGAGTAGCGGCCTACCTGTACGCGATGACGCGTCTGCCATTGTATAGCCGCGGCACATCGTTTCCGTTGGTGATGGCGATTGCGGGCCCATTGATGATTCTGCCGAACGTAGGATTGAACGAATGGGGACATGCCTTCTGGTTCATGGAAGAACTGTTTAGCGCACCGTTGCACTGGGGCTTTGTGATTCTGGGGTGGGCGGGTTTATTTTCAGGTGGTATTGCAGCACAGATTATCACCCGTTACTCTAACCTGACCGATGTAACCTGGAACAATGCAAGCAGAGAAATTCTGAACAATCGTATTGTTCCTTAA
- a CDS encoding metallophosphoesterase family protein, producing the protein MLWQISDLHFGTERPEVVSALEALIHSMPPELVVLSGDITQRARRSQFQAARSFVDRLGAPATLVIPGNHDIPLFNLISRALNPYANHCRSFGAELEPVYDSPTLLVIGVNTTRRWRHVDGEVSAYQRQRVAQRLNRASAEQLRIVVTHQPVAVTCEEDVTNLLHGHKAAVHEWSSAGADIILGGHIHLPFVVPLHKHYPNLARRLWAAQAGTAVSSRIRRGANNSVNLVRSTGLSNGTRAAIVQRWDYSDTTRMFTLKHTYSLQLDCRHLQNDRKRSNF; encoded by the coding sequence ATGCTGTGGCAAATCTCGGATCTACATTTCGGTACGGAACGCCCTGAAGTGGTATCTGCGCTGGAAGCTCTGATCCACTCAATGCCACCCGAATTGGTGGTGCTATCGGGCGACATTACGCAACGTGCCCGGCGCTCACAATTTCAAGCCGCACGTTCATTTGTTGACCGCTTGGGCGCACCCGCTACCCTCGTTATTCCGGGAAATCACGACATTCCGCTGTTTAATCTGATTAGCCGCGCACTCAACCCTTACGCCAACCATTGCCGCAGCTTCGGTGCTGAACTCGAACCGGTGTACGATTCGCCCACTCTCCTGGTTATAGGGGTAAATACTACGCGTCGTTGGCGCCATGTCGATGGTGAGGTTTCAGCATATCAACGCCAACGCGTGGCACAACGTCTCAACCGCGCGTCTGCAGAACAATTGCGTATCGTCGTCACGCATCAGCCAGTGGCTGTGACATGCGAGGAAGATGTGACGAATTTATTGCATGGTCACAAAGCCGCAGTCCACGAATGGTCTAGTGCCGGAGCCGATATCATCCTGGGTGGACATATTCATTTACCCTTTGTAGTACCGCTGCACAAACACTATCCTAATCTGGCACGTCGATTATGGGCAGCCCAGGCGGGCACAGCAGTATCTTCCCGCATTCGCAGAGGTGCAAATAACTCGGTCAATTTAGTCCGCAGCACCGGTCTATCGAATGGAACTCGCGCAGCTATAGTACAGCGTTGGGACTACAGCGATACGACACGGATGTTTACGCTCAAACACACATATTCTCTGCAGCTCGATTGTCGGCATTTGCAAAATGATCGTAAACGCTCCAATTTTTGA
- a CDS encoding diacylglycerol/lipid kinase family protein: protein MTITSPLVPMHQPEQHHNGVINPMNIDPAAPLFIVLNAASGSDEAVAVREIIETELRQAGRKFELSLVTRAETITDVAHATVRRAREHSGVVVAAGGDGTINAMAQATLGSGCPFGIIPQGTFNYFGRTHNLPEDTIEATRVLLSPLAYPIQVGLVNDRVFLVNASLGLYPQVLEDRETYKRKLGRNRWVAWLSGLYTVLHYHRQLNLTIEHKGKISTLVTPTLFVGNNRLQLEQIGIEEASVADKGELTAIAIRPVNTLTMIGLGFRGALGQLGEADHVLSFSFQNIVVKPALLFGRKFIKVATDGEITRLRTPIKFHVADQPLFLLKPAPVEES from the coding sequence ATGACGATAACATCCCCACTGGTGCCAATGCATCAGCCAGAACAACACCATAATGGTGTCATCAACCCGATGAATATCGATCCCGCCGCACCGCTTTTTATCGTGCTGAATGCAGCATCGGGCAGTGATGAGGCTGTCGCGGTACGCGAGATTATTGAAACCGAGCTGAGGCAGGCAGGCCGTAAATTTGAGTTGTCCCTGGTAACTCGTGCCGAGACGATCACGGATGTGGCGCATGCTACCGTTCGCCGCGCACGCGAACACAGCGGCGTGGTAGTGGCTGCCGGTGGGGACGGAACCATTAATGCCATGGCGCAAGCCACCTTAGGCAGCGGTTGTCCCTTTGGCATTATCCCTCAAGGCACTTTCAATTACTTCGGGCGCACCCATAACCTACCCGAAGATACAATCGAGGCTACCCGTGTATTGTTAAGCCCGTTAGCCTACCCAATACAAGTCGGGTTGGTGAATGATCGTGTGTTTCTGGTTAACGCCAGTTTAGGGCTATATCCACAAGTACTTGAAGATCGTGAAACTTACAAACGGAAACTCGGCCGCAATCGCTGGGTAGCATGGCTATCGGGCTTGTATACGGTACTGCATTATCATCGCCAGTTAAACTTGACGATCGAGCATAAAGGAAAAATCAGCACACTGGTTACACCGACGTTATTTGTCGGCAATAACCGTTTACAACTGGAACAGATCGGCATTGAAGAAGCATCCGTAGCCGATAAAGGGGAACTCACGGCAATCGCGATTCGCCCGGTTAACACTTTAACAATGATAGGGCTCGGCTTTCGTGGCGCGCTGGGGCAACTCGGTGAGGCTGATCACGTATTGAGCTTCTCGTTCCAGAATATCGTAGTCAAACCAGCTTTGCTTTTTGGTCGTAAATTTATCAAAGTCGCAACCGACGGCGAAATTACACGGTTACGCACACCGATCAAGTTTCACGTTGCTGATCAGCCATTATTTCTGCTGAAACCAGCACCAGTTGAAGAAAGTTAA
- a CDS encoding response regulator transcription factor, whose product MNNTLILIIEDEKSLRDNISEIIRHYDYRVISAPSGEEGIKSALEFIPDIIICDIMLPGIDGFDVLTRLKQIPQLSSTAFIFLTAKSTRSDTRTGMNMGADDYLTKPFTKEELINSIKARIAKLTKALNTRDERDKSLETVLDNIPVLTKTERKVLTKISEGFTTPQIAQKLSVSQKTIENHRVNISRKLNLSGPNSLINFALRLRGQYS is encoded by the coding sequence ATGAACAACACATTAATTCTGATCATTGAAGACGAAAAATCGTTGCGCGATAATATTTCCGAAATTATCCGGCACTATGATTATCGGGTAATCAGCGCCCCTTCAGGTGAAGAGGGAATAAAAAGCGCACTGGAGTTTATTCCCGATATCATCATTTGCGACATCATGCTTCCCGGAATTGATGGCTTCGATGTACTGACCCGATTAAAACAAATACCCCAGCTTTCATCCACTGCATTTATTTTCCTTACCGCAAAATCGACACGCTCCGATACCCGAACGGGTATGAACATGGGCGCGGATGATTATCTGACCAAGCCATTCACGAAAGAAGAATTAATTAACAGCATCAAAGCAAGAATTGCAAAATTAACAAAAGCACTTAACACCCGGGATGAACGCGATAAATCGTTAGAAACCGTACTGGATAACATACCCGTCCTCACAAAAACAGAACGCAAGGTACTGACAAAAATTTCCGAAGGATTCACCACGCCGCAAATTGCTCAAAAGCTGTCTGTGAGTCAGAAAACCATTGAAAATCATCGCGTCAACATTTCGCGCAAACTCAATCTTAGCGGACCGAATAGTCTGATCAACTTTGCACTGCGATTACGCGGGCAATATTCATAA
- a CDS encoding sensor histidine kinase: MNSRSGFNLKSFDSFESQQKRLHLLSKAAEIGDWCYTFSTNFTVWSEYLYQFYEVSKDFECSHLLESTYYSESEKEKMRALIAQVTTNREEHSGEFLVNMPDGRVKWHTTTLYPMRDTGGDIIGLYGVLQNISTRKKNELELQRMAYVAEKTNGIVMITDPERKIIWINHSFEEILGYKAEEVMGIDPAAFLQGPETSRATIQEIARSLKSTGTFSGEILNYTKNGDKIWLYLNIAAVYDDTGKLINYVAVENDITLIKIAEQRLQKAMEKERELNRFKTQFVSLASHQFRTPLATIRSSIDLLDLKMESAHLGTDFIALFRKHKAIMAEETTRMTELMENILDIGRIDEGKIELSKKDVSFKQFMDTFVAANAEPNGQQRKLDYRFNAPDQIISIDEILLRNVLRNIVSNAFKYSEEKPSPNLNVNFQDDTFYITIRDQGIGIPEKDQSFLFQSFFRASNAKIFPGSGLGLMIAKKLIVLHGGDISFESQLDNGCTVTIQLPI, translated from the coding sequence ATGAATTCCAGATCCGGCTTTAACTTGAAATCTTTCGATTCGTTTGAGTCCCAGCAAAAACGATTGCACCTGCTCAGCAAAGCTGCGGAAATAGGGGATTGGTGCTACACATTCTCCACAAACTTTACGGTTTGGTCGGAATATCTTTATCAGTTTTATGAGGTCAGCAAAGATTTTGAGTGTTCCCATTTACTTGAAAGTACTTACTATTCCGAATCTGAAAAAGAAAAAATGCGCGCTTTGATTGCACAAGTCACTACGAATAGAGAAGAGCACAGTGGGGAATTTTTGGTAAACATGCCGGATGGCCGGGTTAAATGGCACACTACGACGCTCTATCCTATGCGCGATACGGGTGGAGACATCATCGGATTATATGGCGTGTTACAAAATATCTCGACCCGGAAGAAAAATGAATTGGAGTTGCAGCGCATGGCCTATGTCGCTGAAAAAACCAATGGCATTGTCATGATTACCGATCCCGAGAGAAAAATTATCTGGATCAATCACAGTTTTGAAGAGATTCTGGGTTATAAGGCTGAGGAAGTTATGGGGATTGACCCTGCGGCTTTTCTCCAAGGTCCGGAAACTTCCCGCGCAACCATTCAGGAAATCGCCCGCTCACTGAAAAGTACCGGCACATTCTCCGGCGAAATTCTCAATTACACCAAGAATGGCGATAAAATCTGGCTCTACCTGAATATCGCCGCGGTATACGATGACACAGGAAAACTGATCAATTATGTGGCCGTAGAAAATGACATCACGCTGATAAAAATAGCCGAGCAACGGCTGCAAAAAGCGATGGAAAAGGAACGCGAGCTGAATCGATTCAAAACGCAATTTGTTAGCCTGGCTTCGCATCAATTCCGCACGCCGCTGGCCACCATCCGTTCCAGCATTGATTTGTTGGATCTAAAAATGGAATCAGCCCATCTTGGCACTGACTTCATTGCGCTGTTCCGCAAACATAAAGCTATCATGGCCGAGGAGACGACGCGCATGACCGAGCTCATGGAGAACATTCTAGATATCGGGCGCATTGACGAAGGTAAAATCGAATTATCGAAAAAGGATGTTTCGTTCAAACAGTTTATGGATACTTTTGTAGCAGCCAATGCGGAACCGAATGGACAGCAGAGAAAACTCGATTACCGGTTCAATGCACCCGACCAAATCATCAGCATAGATGAAATTTTGCTGCGGAATGTTTTACGCAATATTGTTTCAAATGCATTTAAATATTCAGAAGAAAAACCATCGCCCAACCTAAATGTAAATTTCCAGGACGATACTTTCTATATAACGATAAGGGATCAAGGCATTGGTATTCCGGAAAAAGATCAATCCTTTCTGTTTCAATCATTTTTCCGCGCATCCAATGCCAAAATTTTTCCCGGCAGCGGGCTGGGCCTCATGATTGCCAAGAAGCTCATCGTACTTCATGGCGGAGATATCAGTTTCGAGAGTCAACTCGATAACGGCTGCACAGTGACGATCCAGTTGCCGATATGA